In one Corallococcus sp. EGB genomic region, the following are encoded:
- a CDS encoding VWA domain-containing protein produces the protein MNRTKLLLTLAGLLFVGALALDARSYFGRAPSRPPITEERLPNGHLRRGTSIPQEAVPTSAVDQTHTVVQPGELPVEMVLPVILGQSASGKAGAVELTGKLSGAYVKAGPGEAFAVFELSARAPEKHQRVPVNLALVVDRSGSMDGAKLVDAKRAAQELVKQLQPGDRLALVHYGSDVKVVPSVEINERTRRELLSTIEAIQVNGGTHMSGGLMAGADAVRAYSKQYRVTRAILLSDGEPTEGTTSRDGLFSLVGKLREGGITVSALGVGDGFNDTLMRGMAERGGGFSGFVSDSSQLAAIFTRELEQAASTVARDVSLTLTLPPGVSGLEVMGLPSARDGNTVRIPLYDLTGGQSARVVVKLTLDAPANTASMGVLDAAVSYVDVAADLPSRVALALSAKVTDDAQVVHANLDRDVRVHAIRALGTQQLRAAAEQMQSGNRESALNLLSNARKLFGASAAALSGELAEVDQTQAAYDNALSDSDVRREALNLKKKTMKNFGQNNSY, from the coding sequence ATGAACCGCACCAAGCTGTTGCTGACCCTTGCCGGCCTGCTGTTCGTGGGCGCGCTCGCGCTCGACGCGCGCTCCTACTTCGGCAGGGCGCCGTCGCGCCCGCCCATCACCGAAGAGCGGCTGCCCAACGGGCACCTGCGCCGGGGCACGTCCATCCCACAGGAGGCCGTGCCCACCAGCGCCGTGGACCAGACGCACACCGTGGTGCAGCCGGGGGAGCTGCCCGTCGAGATGGTGCTGCCGGTCATCCTGGGGCAGTCCGCCTCCGGCAAGGCCGGCGCGGTGGAGCTCACCGGCAAGCTGTCCGGCGCGTACGTGAAGGCGGGCCCGGGTGAGGCCTTCGCCGTGTTCGAGCTGTCCGCGCGCGCGCCGGAGAAGCATCAGCGCGTGCCGGTGAACCTGGCGCTGGTGGTGGACCGCTCCGGCTCCATGGATGGCGCCAAGCTGGTGGACGCGAAGCGCGCCGCCCAGGAGCTGGTGAAGCAGCTTCAGCCGGGGGACCGGCTGGCGCTGGTGCACTACGGCTCCGACGTGAAGGTGGTGCCCAGCGTGGAGATCAACGAGCGCACGCGCCGCGAGCTCCTGAGCACCATCGAGGCCATCCAGGTGAACGGCGGCACGCACATGAGCGGCGGGCTGATGGCGGGCGCGGACGCGGTGCGTGCGTACTCGAAGCAGTACCGGGTGACGCGCGCCATCCTGCTGAGCGACGGCGAGCCCACCGAGGGCACGACGTCCCGCGACGGCCTCTTCTCCCTGGTGGGCAAGCTGCGCGAGGGGGGCATCACCGTGAGCGCGCTGGGCGTGGGCGATGGCTTCAACGACACGCTGATGCGCGGCATGGCCGAGCGCGGCGGCGGCTTCTCCGGCTTCGTCAGCGACTCCTCGCAGCTGGCCGCCATCTTCACCCGCGAGTTGGAGCAGGCCGCCAGCACCGTCGCGCGCGACGTGAGCCTGACGCTGACCCTCCCGCCCGGCGTGAGCGGCCTGGAGGTGATGGGCCTGCCGTCCGCGCGCGACGGCAACACCGTGCGCATCCCCCTCTACGACCTGACGGGCGGCCAGTCCGCGCGCGTGGTGGTGAAGCTCACGCTGGACGCGCCCGCGAACACGGCGTCCATGGGCGTGCTGGACGCCGCGGTGTCGTACGTGGACGTGGCGGCGGACCTGCCGTCGCGGGTGGCCCTGGCCCTGAGCGCGAAGGTGACGGACGACGCCCAGGTGGTGCACGCGAACCTGGACCGCGACGTGCGCGTCCACGCCATCCGCGCGCTGGGCACCCAACAGTTGCGCGCGGCCGCGGAACAGATGCAGAGCGGCAACCGCGAGAGCGCGCTCAACCTCCTGAGCAACGCGCGTAAGCTGTTCGGCGCTTCGGCCGCCGCGCTCTCGGGCGAGCTTGCGGAGGTGGACCAGACCCAGGCAGCCTATGACAATGCCCTGAGCGACTCCGACGTCCGCCGCGAGGCGCTCAACCTGAAGAAGAAGACGATGAAGAACTTCGGGCAGAACAACAGCTACTAG
- a CDS encoding sterol desaturase family protein: MSLRDLVYSFFTYYAVVAYILIGITCIVLSVKWFEAPVRMGAAVLLATVAYPFGWYLIHRYILHGRFLYKSAATAVTWKRIHFDHHQDPHDLRVLFGALHTTLPTIALVLTPIGYLIGGKAGAAAALGWGMVTTCFYEFCHCIQHLNYAPQQKWLKDIKRLHMSHHFHNEQGNYGITNYFWDRVFGTLYEKASDKPKSATVFNLGYTAEEAKKYPWVDKLSGGTRGDGHPRRFWGAEGLSAPETSGEQQS, from the coding sequence ATGTCGCTGCGCGACCTGGTCTACTCGTTCTTCACCTACTACGCCGTCGTCGCCTACATCCTCATCGGCATCACCTGCATCGTGCTGTCGGTGAAGTGGTTCGAGGCGCCCGTTCGCATGGGCGCGGCGGTGCTGCTGGCCACGGTGGCGTACCCGTTCGGGTGGTACCTCATCCACCGGTACATCCTGCACGGGCGCTTCCTCTACAAGTCCGCGGCGACGGCGGTGACGTGGAAGCGCATCCACTTCGACCACCACCAGGACCCGCACGACCTGCGCGTGCTCTTCGGCGCGCTGCACACCACGCTGCCCACCATCGCGCTGGTGCTCACGCCCATCGGCTACCTCATCGGCGGCAAGGCGGGCGCGGCGGCGGCGCTGGGCTGGGGCATGGTGACCACGTGCTTCTACGAGTTCTGCCACTGCATCCAGCACCTCAACTACGCGCCCCAGCAGAAGTGGCTGAAGGACATCAAGCGCCTGCACATGTCCCACCACTTCCACAACGAGCAGGGCAACTACGGCATCACGAACTACTTCTGGGACCGCGTGTTCGGCACGCTCTACGAGAAGGCGTCCGACAAGCCCAAGAGCGCCACCGTCTTCAACCTGGGCTACACGGCGGAAGAGGCGAAGAAGTACCCCTGGGTGGACAAGCTCTCCGGCGGCACCCGCGGTGACGGTCACCCGCGCCGCTTCTGGGGCGCTGAAGGGCTGAGCGCGCCGGAGACCTCCGGCGAACAGCAGTCCTGA
- a CDS encoding dimethylarginine dimethylaminohydrolase family protein, with protein sequence MTLHTGHNAPATFAVSQVRCEKDHVRSRDCAYQVAWNINPHMKPGAVAWRRACTQHREFLRTLRDAGASFFELPFVHGAFDSVFAKDNAVLVAQEGELRALLATMRHGQRRSEQLARARWLAARGFDVIEPPRVHIEGGDVAMLPSGRGALLGWGMRSTQRAAGVLEAFLSAPVTPLELCDPYLYHLDTALTVLSDGTALVCPEAFTPESLRVLTRTEGIQQVIPIAREDALAFGLNLVEVGDTVIIGARVPRVEAVLRGLGRRPVSVRLEQFHLAGGSAACLVARVHTLPPMSSRRFREEQAQDEARSLSA encoded by the coding sequence ATGACCTTGCACACCGGCCACAACGCTCCCGCCACCTTCGCTGTCAGTCAGGTGCGCTGCGAGAAGGACCACGTCCGCTCCCGCGACTGCGCGTATCAGGTCGCCTGGAACATCAACCCGCATATGAAGCCCGGCGCCGTCGCGTGGCGGCGCGCGTGCACGCAGCACCGCGAGTTCCTGCGAACGCTGCGTGACGCGGGCGCGAGCTTCTTCGAGCTGCCCTTCGTCCATGGCGCGTTCGACTCCGTGTTCGCCAAGGACAACGCGGTGCTCGTCGCCCAGGAAGGGGAGCTGCGCGCGCTGCTCGCGACCATGCGCCACGGCCAGCGGCGCAGTGAGCAGCTCGCGCGGGCCCGGTGGCTGGCGGCGCGCGGCTTCGACGTCATCGAGCCTCCGCGCGTGCACATCGAAGGGGGCGACGTGGCCATGCTGCCCTCGGGGCGGGGCGCGCTCCTGGGCTGGGGCATGCGCTCCACGCAGCGCGCGGCGGGGGTGTTGGAGGCCTTCCTCTCCGCGCCCGTCACGCCGCTGGAGCTGTGCGACCCGTACCTCTACCACCTGGACACCGCGCTCACCGTGCTGTCGGACGGCACCGCGCTGGTGTGTCCGGAGGCCTTCACGCCGGAGTCGCTGCGCGTGCTGACGCGCACGGAGGGCATCCAGCAGGTGATTCCCATCGCGCGCGAGGACGCGCTCGCGTTCGGGCTCAACCTGGTGGAGGTGGGCGACACCGTCATCATCGGCGCGCGCGTGCCCCGCGTGGAGGCGGTGCTGCGCGGCCTGGGGCGCCGGCCCGTCAGCGTGCGGTTGGAGCAGTTCCACCTGGCCGGCGGCAGCGCGGCGTGCCTCGTGGCGCGCGTGCACACCCTGCCTCCCATGTCCTCCCGGCGCTTCCGCGAGGAACAGGCACAGGACGAGGCCCGGTCGCTGTCCGCATAG
- a CDS encoding iron-containing redox enzyme family protein: MSGPGEVAGVTGREDARLSERLHRSLLRFNRARLAPGFPTEGWRAAVQEETQLRLLEGEYVEAERQRVAAWAAEAPEDTDGFIAWFEDLKESGPGQHDPLFPWLATQATREQMDWFLTQEVAGEAGFDDLVALTQLQLPTQAKLELARNYWDEMGRGREDAMHGPMLAEMTRKLGLKPTDEDTVWEAHALANLLCAFAFNRRYAYHAVGALGIVEETAPGRTACVNEGLKRLGFDMRVRRYYALHSTLDVKHSETWNKEVLHPLVAANPACARPLAEGALLRLTAGARCFERYRHELGLDLKTLS, from the coding sequence ATGAGCGGGCCTGGCGAGGTGGCTGGGGTAACAGGGAGGGAGGACGCACGCCTGTCCGAGCGGCTTCACCGGAGCCTCTTGCGCTTCAACCGCGCGCGACTGGCTCCCGGGTTTCCCACCGAGGGCTGGCGAGCAGCCGTGCAGGAGGAGACGCAGTTGCGCCTGCTCGAGGGCGAGTACGTGGAGGCGGAGCGCCAGCGGGTGGCCGCCTGGGCCGCCGAGGCGCCGGAGGACACGGACGGGTTCATCGCGTGGTTCGAGGACCTGAAGGAGTCCGGTCCCGGACAGCATGATCCGCTGTTTCCGTGGCTGGCGACGCAGGCCACGCGTGAGCAGATGGACTGGTTCCTCACGCAGGAGGTCGCGGGCGAAGCGGGCTTCGATGACCTGGTGGCGCTGACGCAGTTGCAGCTGCCCACGCAGGCGAAGCTGGAGCTGGCGCGCAACTACTGGGACGAGATGGGCCGCGGGCGCGAGGACGCGATGCACGGGCCGATGCTCGCGGAGATGACGCGGAAGCTGGGGCTGAAGCCCACGGACGAGGACACCGTGTGGGAAGCGCACGCGCTGGCGAACCTGCTCTGCGCGTTCGCGTTCAACCGCCGCTACGCGTACCACGCGGTGGGCGCGCTGGGCATCGTGGAGGAGACGGCGCCGGGCCGCACCGCGTGCGTCAACGAGGGCCTGAAGCGCCTGGGCTTCGACATGCGCGTGCGGCGCTACTACGCGCTGCACTCCACGCTGGACGTGAAGCACTCCGAGACGTGGAACAAGGAAGTGCTTCATCCGCTGGTGGCGGCGAACCCCGCGTGCGCGCGGCCCCTGGCGGAGGGCGCGCTGCTGCGGCTGACGGCGGGCGCGCGCTGCTTCGAGCGCTACCGCCATGAGCTGGGCCTGGACCTGAAGACGCTCAGCTGA
- a CDS encoding fibril protein → MSLLRIIPAAVLLLTACASPGTSFEEVMRQNNPLKPTRPDPLTYGTRPENPVRVGWGDKGVMAYFKLLRGPQGQPVAWRRMGDCCEFTQVDEHGQGKGRLSIFEVTYEGLDTPVVLYLDAFTGGSVYAPWGFVLEGQGDAPPASGTEPEIIDL, encoded by the coding sequence ATGTCCCTGTTGCGAATCATCCCCGCGGCGGTGCTGCTCCTGACGGCGTGCGCTTCTCCGGGCACGTCCTTCGAGGAGGTGATGCGCCAGAACAATCCCCTGAAGCCGACGCGGCCGGATCCGCTCACCTACGGCACGCGGCCGGAGAACCCGGTGCGCGTGGGCTGGGGGGACAAGGGCGTGATGGCGTACTTCAAGCTCCTGCGCGGGCCGCAAGGCCAGCCGGTGGCGTGGCGCCGCATGGGGGACTGCTGCGAGTTCACCCAGGTGGACGAACACGGCCAGGGGAAGGGCCGGCTGTCCATCTTCGAGGTGACCTACGAAGGGCTGGACACGCCGGTGGTGCTCTACCTGGACGCGTTCACGGGCGGGAGCGTGTACGCGCCCTGGGGCTTCGTGCTGGAGGGCCAGGGCGACGCGCCGCCCGCGTCCGGGACCGAGCCGGAAATCATCGACCTCTGA
- a CDS encoding AsmA family protein encodes MAAVKKRRWPYVLGGILVLLIVIVAVVLSRLDAILLKTARDQAATYSQKLGRPIEIGDVSTKLFPYVGARIQNVSVGAAEGEGLPLAELKDVTVSVQAMPLLTSKGKDIRVKNAEVTGLTVNVIRLADGTTNVQRLQEKLAAQQPKEEPPEEEKQPMDLSGVHVERAALTDGVIRFVDRAGGAQARELAVKDLDIEVKDLRVGQPLKVDLAAAVLAEKQNLKMTLAAAPLPATLIPTPEQVTLKAEHIDLSPLGPFLPPDVGLQAGTLDADWKADLGGAVPGGKGPTKLVGVIKALGMKFAGSEGGKALDVVLDTDVTGDMATGDLALDKLNLDLGPAAITGKGKVKGLLTDKPAVEGFELTGRNLDPAVLAEYYPPLRKQLNGMIAGPIGLDVRGSGTQDAQALNIAVDLTPVRLRVPDQLTKDAGGVMKLNAKVTGAAASGGALRFDAKADLNGVDMRPGLLVNKAPGQRLEVAAAGTYAPAKTGSGMTVNVSSMSLGALDDTVTGTASVTLAGTGKKATTTFKADVKAAKLDAEKLLMSEEQVLARTGGKPPPEPPPEPPNRFNGYRGDIQFNIGSLRYTAMDLTNVTGVVKMVDDLITVEKFSTGIYGGKVVADGTTIRLGPAPEARPFTAKVQVQNLEMAQALAQRTPKQVLTGKFNGNVDVQGVGYTPDKLKQTLLGGINGNLLGGTFLGKDLVSSVTEPLSKALPFASKALKSGEVTSLGGDLPFSVTIKNGVAQLSKPITWTRPEAAMSFDGGIGLDGTLNLTGGVSLTPSTIKTLTMGKVTPTESIPVGLKIAGKAWSPDVTGVDVKPAATTILKLAGASVAGNLLGEKGKAVQDIITGGQDKAKAEAEARANEQKQKLEDQARAEQEKARQRAEEEAKKRLKGLFGGK; translated from the coding sequence GTGGCGGCTGTGAAGAAGAGGCGTTGGCCGTATGTGCTGGGAGGCATCCTCGTCCTCCTGATTGTCATTGTGGCGGTGGTGCTGTCGCGCCTGGACGCCATCCTGTTGAAGACGGCGCGGGACCAGGCCGCGACGTACTCGCAGAAGCTGGGGCGCCCCATCGAGATTGGCGACGTCTCCACGAAGCTCTTTCCCTACGTGGGCGCTCGCATCCAGAACGTCAGCGTGGGCGCGGCCGAGGGCGAGGGCCTGCCGCTCGCGGAGCTGAAGGACGTGACGGTGAGCGTGCAGGCGATGCCGCTGCTCACGTCGAAGGGCAAGGACATCCGCGTGAAGAACGCGGAGGTGACCGGGCTCACCGTGAACGTCATCCGCCTGGCGGACGGCACCACCAACGTGCAGCGCCTCCAGGAGAAGCTGGCCGCGCAGCAGCCGAAGGAGGAGCCGCCGGAGGAGGAGAAGCAGCCCATGGACCTGTCGGGCGTGCACGTGGAGCGCGCGGCGCTCACCGACGGCGTCATCCGCTTCGTGGACCGCGCGGGCGGCGCGCAGGCGCGCGAGCTGGCGGTGAAGGACCTGGACATCGAGGTGAAGGACCTGCGCGTGGGCCAGCCGCTGAAGGTGGACCTGGCGGCGGCGGTGCTCGCGGAGAAGCAGAACCTGAAGATGACGCTCGCGGCGGCGCCGCTGCCGGCGACGCTCATCCCCACGCCGGAGCAGGTGACGCTGAAGGCGGAGCACATCGACCTGTCGCCGCTGGGGCCGTTCCTGCCCCCGGACGTGGGCCTGCAGGCGGGCACGCTGGACGCGGACTGGAAGGCGGACCTGGGCGGCGCGGTGCCCGGCGGCAAGGGCCCCACGAAGCTGGTGGGCGTCATCAAGGCGCTGGGGATGAAGTTCGCGGGCTCCGAGGGCGGCAAGGCGCTGGACGTGGTGCTCGACACGGACGTGACGGGCGACATGGCCACGGGTGACCTGGCGCTGGACAAGCTGAACCTGGACCTGGGCCCCGCGGCCATCACGGGCAAGGGCAAGGTGAAGGGGCTGCTCACGGACAAGCCCGCGGTGGAGGGCTTCGAGCTGACGGGGCGCAACCTGGACCCCGCCGTGCTCGCCGAGTACTACCCGCCGCTGCGCAAGCAGCTCAACGGGATGATCGCCGGCCCCATTGGGCTGGACGTGCGCGGCAGCGGCACGCAGGACGCGCAGGCCCTCAACATCGCGGTGGACCTGACGCCGGTGCGGCTGCGGGTGCCGGATCAGCTGACGAAGGATGCTGGCGGCGTGATGAAGCTGAACGCGAAGGTGACGGGCGCGGCGGCGAGCGGCGGCGCGCTGCGCTTCGACGCGAAGGCGGACCTGAACGGCGTGGACATGCGGCCGGGCCTGCTGGTGAACAAGGCGCCGGGGCAGCGGCTGGAGGTCGCGGCGGCGGGCACCTACGCGCCGGCGAAGACGGGCAGCGGGATGACGGTGAACGTCTCCAGCATGAGCCTGGGCGCGCTGGACGACACGGTGACGGGCACCGCCTCGGTGACGCTCGCGGGCACGGGCAAGAAGGCCACGACGACGTTCAAGGCGGACGTGAAGGCCGCGAAGCTGGATGCGGAGAAGTTGTTGATGAGCGAGGAGCAGGTGCTGGCGCGCACGGGCGGCAAGCCCCCGCCGGAGCCGCCGCCGGAGCCGCCCAACCGCTTCAACGGCTACCGGGGTGACATCCAGTTCAACATCGGGTCGCTGCGCTACACGGCGATGGACCTCACCAACGTGACGGGCGTGGTGAAGATGGTGGACGACCTCATCACGGTGGAGAAGTTCTCGACGGGCATCTACGGCGGCAAGGTGGTGGCGGACGGAACCACCATCCGCCTGGGGCCCGCGCCGGAGGCCCGGCCCTTCACGGCGAAGGTGCAGGTGCAGAACCTGGAGATGGCGCAGGCGCTGGCGCAGCGCACGCCCAAGCAGGTGCTGACGGGCAAGTTCAACGGCAACGTGGACGTGCAGGGCGTGGGCTACACGCCGGACAAGTTGAAGCAGACGCTGCTGGGCGGCATCAACGGCAACCTGCTGGGGGGCACGTTCCTGGGCAAGGACCTGGTGTCGTCCGTGACGGAGCCGTTGTCCAAGGCGCTGCCCTTCGCGTCGAAGGCGCTCAAGAGCGGCGAGGTGACGTCGCTGGGCGGGGACCTGCCCTTCAGCGTGACCATCAAGAACGGCGTGGCGCAGCTGAGCAAGCCCATCACCTGGACGCGGCCGGAGGCGGCGATGAGCTTCGACGGCGGCATCGGGCTGGACGGCACGCTGAACCTGACGGGCGGCGTGTCGCTGACGCCCTCGACCATCAAGACGCTGACGATGGGAAAGGTGACGCCGACGGAGTCCATCCCGGTGGGGCTGAAGATCGCGGGCAAGGCGTGGAGCCCGGACGTGACGGGCGTGGACGTGAAGCCGGCGGCGACGACCATCCTGAAGCTGGCCGGGGCGTCCGTGGCGGGCAACCTGCTCGGTGAGAAGGGCAAGGCCGTGCAGGACATCATCACGGGCGGTCAGGACAAGGCCAAGGCCGAAGCGGAGGCGCGCGCCAACGAGCAGAAACAGAAGCTGGAGGACCAGGCCCGCGCCGAGCAGGAGAAGGCCAGGCAGCGCGCCGAGGAGGAAGCGAAGAAGCGGCTCAAGGGTCTCTTCGGCGGGAAGTAG
- a CDS encoding formate--tetrahydrofolate ligase gives MTLRPITEVGAELGLAPEDVLPWGRDRAKVSLDALGRRSRQGRMVLVSAINPTPPGEGKTTMSVALAMGLRKRGRKAVAALREPSLGPVFGVKGGGTGGGQASLEPAADINLHFTGDLHAITSAHNLLAALVDNAVYYGHPVALEGTRVRWRRALDMNDRFLRNVIVGLGGKAHGVPRETSFDITAASEVMAILALAENLKDLEARLGRIVVGQAPDGSPVRANDVNAAASMVALLKDALMPNLAQTREGGPALVHAGPFGNIAHGCSSVVGTRMALAYADEVVTEAGFGFDLGAEKFLDIKCRSAGVWPRGVMLVVTLRALKHHGGAAAAKVADPDREALLKGFNHLEKHLESVAAFGLPAVLCVNRFPQDTEAELDELRAFAKARGVGIAVCDGFSKGGEGSLELADTVLAMLDATDAAPPKPRFLYELEQTPEEKIRAIARTVYGADDVAFTPGARKDLETARALGGAGLPVCMAKTHLSLSDDPTKTGRPRGFTLTVREVRLSAGAGFLVALTGELLTMPGLPREPAARRVTVHPDGSITGLMQGE, from the coding sequence ATGACGCTCCGTCCCATCACTGAAGTCGGCGCCGAGCTGGGCCTCGCGCCGGAAGACGTCCTCCCCTGGGGCCGCGACCGCGCCAAGGTGTCCCTGGACGCCCTGGGCCGCCGTTCGCGCCAGGGCCGCATGGTGCTGGTGTCGGCCATCAACCCCACGCCCCCCGGCGAGGGCAAGACGACCATGTCCGTGGCGCTGGCCATGGGCCTGCGCAAGCGGGGCCGCAAGGCGGTGGCGGCGCTGCGCGAGCCGTCCCTGGGGCCCGTCTTCGGCGTGAAGGGCGGCGGCACCGGCGGCGGGCAGGCGAGCCTTGAGCCCGCGGCGGACATCAACCTGCACTTCACCGGCGACCTGCACGCCATCACCAGCGCGCACAACCTGCTGGCCGCGCTGGTGGACAACGCCGTGTACTACGGCCACCCGGTGGCGCTGGAGGGCACGCGCGTGCGCTGGCGGCGCGCGCTGGACATGAACGACCGGTTCCTGCGCAACGTCATCGTGGGGCTGGGCGGCAAGGCGCACGGCGTGCCGCGCGAGACGTCCTTCGACATCACGGCCGCCAGCGAGGTGATGGCCATCCTGGCGCTGGCGGAGAACCTGAAGGACCTGGAGGCGCGGCTGGGGCGCATCGTGGTGGGGCAGGCGCCGGATGGCTCACCGGTGCGCGCGAACGACGTGAACGCGGCGGCGTCCATGGTGGCGCTGCTCAAGGACGCGCTGATGCCGAACCTGGCCCAGACACGCGAGGGCGGACCGGCGCTCGTCCACGCGGGGCCGTTCGGCAACATCGCGCACGGGTGCTCGTCGGTGGTGGGCACGCGGATGGCGCTCGCTTACGCGGACGAGGTGGTGACGGAGGCGGGCTTCGGCTTCGACCTGGGCGCGGAGAAGTTCCTGGACATCAAGTGCCGGAGCGCGGGCGTGTGGCCCCGGGGCGTGATGCTGGTGGTGACGCTGCGGGCGCTCAAGCACCACGGCGGCGCGGCGGCGGCGAAGGTGGCGGATCCGGACCGCGAGGCGCTCTTGAAGGGCTTCAACCACCTGGAGAAGCACCTGGAGTCGGTGGCGGCGTTCGGCCTGCCGGCGGTGCTGTGCGTGAACCGCTTCCCGCAGGACACGGAGGCCGAGCTGGACGAGCTGCGCGCGTTCGCGAAGGCGCGGGGCGTGGGCATCGCTGTGTGCGACGGCTTCAGCAAGGGCGGAGAGGGCTCGCTGGAGCTGGCGGACACGGTGCTCGCCATGCTGGACGCGACGGACGCGGCGCCGCCGAAGCCGCGCTTCCTCTACGAGTTGGAGCAGACGCCGGAGGAGAAGATCCGCGCCATCGCGCGCACGGTGTACGGCGCGGACGACGTGGCCTTCACACCTGGGGCGCGCAAGGACCTGGAGACGGCGCGGGCGCTGGGAGGCGCGGGGCTGCCGGTGTGCATGGCGAAGACGCACCTGTCCCTGTCGGACGACCCGACGAAGACGGGCCGGCCCCGGGGCTTCACGTTGACGGTGCGAGAGGTGCGCCTGTCCGCGGGAGCAGGCTTCCTGGTGGCGCTGACCGGAGAGCTGCTCACCATGCCGGGCCTGCCACGCGAACCCGCTGCCCGCCGCGTCACCGTCCACCCGGACGGCAGCATCACGGGCCTGATGCAGGGCGAGTGA
- a CDS encoding helix-turn-helix domain-containing protein yields MKVHSWKGMRREKFTPAQLKEQDERVRKDLLEMSLREVREFAGLTQTQLSERMGISQGQLSQTEAREDHRLSTLRRAVEAMGGEIEVAAVFGNKRIILKGV; encoded by the coding sequence ATGAAGGTCCACAGCTGGAAGGGGATGCGCCGGGAGAAGTTCACGCCTGCGCAGCTCAAGGAACAGGACGAGCGCGTCCGGAAGGACCTCCTGGAGATGAGCCTGCGAGAGGTGCGCGAGTTCGCGGGGCTGACGCAGACGCAGCTCTCGGAACGGATGGGCATCTCCCAGGGTCAGCTCTCCCAGACCGAAGCCCGGGAGGACCACCGGCTCTCCACCCTCCGGCGCGCGGTCGAGGCCATGGGAGGAGAAATCGAAGTGGCCGCGGTCTTCGGCAACAAGCGAATCATCCTCAAGGGCGTCTGA
- a CDS encoding methyl-accepting chemotaxis protein encodes MALRLKQKMMVLPTVAAVFLVAIVAVTVVLGARTRNASERIGSSLAPSVSQAQTARAGFAALHQDVGDAVALRAVKQQTVDAEVAALQKEFETLRALPDVDGPKVEALQGAFARYWQEASKVVALAARDDAAAESALAKLEPTYRAVHDGLESVTAQQEASQREAFMEVSSLHGTTLTWVLVLAVGCIAALGVATVWLLREVTTPLARLTATATRIAREGDLSLSIDTSAQDEVGELARSIQTLMTRLGSVPGTLHSVVTELTAAAARLNAASHEQLNFLTSQSRSLTEASSTIAEIAQTSGMAASRAEMVLKVAAQADAFSSSGQLSIERSAEGLQQIRARVGALVGSIGVLSEQAVHAGEIIGSVKDLADQSNVLALNAAIEAARAGEEGRGFAVVAKEMRALSSQSLQSTQRIGKILLEINQAIRETVGIAEGDSQKMEEGIEQVLASATTLKDITQVVQESSQAARQIVASVTQQNAGITQMTEVVTQLSEMMSDVVAATSNAEQAVGQINASLGKLQELSTAFRV; translated from the coding sequence ATGGCCTTGAGGCTCAAGCAGAAGATGATGGTGCTGCCGACGGTGGCGGCGGTGTTCCTGGTGGCCATCGTGGCGGTGACGGTGGTGCTGGGGGCGCGCACGCGGAACGCCTCGGAGCGCATCGGCTCCAGCCTGGCGCCGTCGGTGAGTCAGGCGCAGACCGCGCGCGCGGGGTTCGCCGCGTTGCACCAGGACGTGGGCGACGCGGTGGCGCTGCGCGCGGTGAAGCAGCAGACGGTGGACGCGGAGGTGGCGGCGCTCCAGAAGGAGTTCGAGACGCTGCGTGCGCTGCCGGACGTGGACGGCCCGAAGGTGGAGGCGCTGCAGGGGGCCTTCGCTCGCTACTGGCAGGAGGCGTCGAAGGTGGTGGCGCTGGCGGCGCGCGATGACGCGGCCGCGGAGAGCGCGCTCGCGAAGCTGGAGCCGACGTACCGCGCCGTGCATGACGGCCTGGAGTCCGTGACGGCGCAGCAGGAGGCGTCGCAGCGCGAGGCCTTCATGGAGGTGTCCTCGCTGCACGGCACGACGCTGACGTGGGTGCTGGTGCTGGCGGTGGGCTGCATCGCGGCGCTCGGGGTGGCCACGGTGTGGCTGCTGCGCGAGGTGACGACGCCCCTGGCGCGGCTGACGGCGACGGCGACGCGCATCGCGCGGGAAGGCGACCTGTCGCTGAGCATCGACACGAGCGCGCAGGACGAGGTGGGTGAGCTGGCGCGCAGCATCCAGACGCTGATGACGCGGCTGGGGTCGGTGCCGGGGACGCTGCACTCGGTGGTGACGGAGTTGACGGCGGCGGCGGCGCGGCTGAACGCGGCGAGCCACGAGCAGCTCAACTTCCTGACCAGCCAGTCGCGCAGCCTGACGGAGGCCAGCTCCACCATCGCGGAGATCGCGCAGACGTCCGGCATGGCGGCCAGCCGCGCGGAGATGGTGTTGAAGGTGGCGGCGCAGGCGGACGCGTTCAGCTCCTCCGGGCAGCTGTCCATCGAGCGCAGCGCGGAAGGGTTGCAGCAGATCCGCGCGCGGGTGGGCGCGCTGGTGGGGAGCATTGGCGTGCTGTCCGAGCAGGCGGTGCACGCGGGTGAAATCATCGGCAGCGTGAAGGACCTGGCGGACCAGTCCAACGTGCTCGCGTTGAACGCGGCCATCGAGGCGGCGCGGGCGGGCGAGGAGGGCCGGGGCTTCGCGGTGGTGGCCAAGGAGATGCGGGCGCTGAGCAGCCAGTCGCTGCAGAGCACGCAGCGCATCGGGAAGATCCTCCTGGAGATCAACCAGGCCATCCGCGAGACGGTGGGCATCGCGGAGGGGGACAGCCAGAAGATGGAGGAGGGCATCGAGCAGGTGCTCGCCTCGGCGACGACGCTGAAGGACATCACCCAGGTGGTGCAGGAGAGCAGCCAGGCGGCGCGGCAGATCGTCGCCTCCGTGACGCAGCAGAATGCGGGCATCACGCAGATGACGGAGGTGGTGACGCAGCTGTCGGAGATGATGAGCGACGTGGTGGCGGCCACCAGCAATGCCGAACAGGCGGTGGGGCAGATCAACGCGTCCCTGGGCAAGCTCCAGGAGCTGTCCACCGCCTTCCGCGTCTAG